Proteins encoded together in one Ferroglobus placidus DSM 10642 window:
- a CDS encoding tRNA(Met) cytidine acetyltransferase TmcA — translation MTFTALMEEVEKAHEISKANRHRFAVFLCADELEERILKQAKKIVRKVNAENVLAVGRSKFVEMAKKHFKGKIIHYKDTPSVLGETYDALIIDMMDGFHPNDLGIVVETIREGGVIVALSPKIEKWFHLVGKWHEELVSEPYTVDDVVPRFYRRFIKKTLEADGIIIFDSDKRKILKKFTYKKHEATREEIVIPSEEREIKRKLYKLCATQDQVRVLEAFETFFDRKREKKAVVITANRGRGKTAVLGIVTPYLISRMNRVLKRPVRILVVAPTPYAVQTYFKFLKKALVRQGMKEFKEKRSNDLVTVINSKWARVEYAVPRRAMVEKDYADIIIVDEAAGIDVPVLWKIVEGAKYMVFSTTIHGYEGTGRGFAIRFLRRLEKDESVEIVKIHMEEPIRYGKGDPIEAWLYEVLMLDAQPAKIEEEDVEKIKRGELEFEEIDKDELIKNDSLLREFFGIYVLAHYRNRPSDLVILLDMPNHLPLRVKVNNKTVCSLHIAIEGKMDEATIEKIAKGYKPKGQIIPDLILKHYWNYEFPKLTGIRIVRIATHPDVMDMGIGSFALKKAVEWAESKGMDWAGSGFGVSPELLRFWMRNGFTPVHITPQRNEVSGEHSAIVLKALNDKVYEMLEEINSEFIRRLIELLGDELKDLEVETTKLLLSSILKPAKIPKPEFGRVERRRIKKYLQGQSLYEYTSDIIKPMVRYYYSQMEKIDLDEDEEKLLIAKCLQLKSWSEIDVEKSYKKMVKAVQKLWRWFYEGGEED, via the coding sequence ATGACGTTCACGGCTTTGATGGAAGAGGTGGAAAAAGCTCACGAAATATCGAAGGCTAACAGGCACAGGTTTGCGGTTTTTCTCTGCGCAGATGAGCTGGAAGAGCGTATTTTGAAGCAGGCGAAAAAGATAGTCAGGAAGGTTAACGCCGAAAACGTCCTCGCTGTCGGAAGAAGCAAGTTCGTTGAAATGGCGAAAAAGCACTTTAAAGGCAAGATCATTCACTACAAAGACACTCCCTCAGTTTTGGGTGAAACTTACGACGCCTTAATCATCGACATGATGGACGGCTTTCATCCGAACGATTTAGGAATTGTTGTCGAAACGATAAGAGAGGGTGGAGTTATCGTCGCTCTTTCTCCAAAAATCGAAAAGTGGTTCCATCTGGTTGGGAAGTGGCACGAAGAGCTTGTTAGCGAGCCTTACACTGTTGACGATGTCGTGCCAAGATTTTACAGAAGATTCATAAAAAAAACGCTTGAAGCTGACGGAATAATTATCTTCGATTCCGACAAGAGGAAGATTCTGAAGAAGTTCACTTACAAAAAGCACGAAGCCACGAGGGAAGAAATAGTAATTCCGAGCGAGGAGAGGGAGATAAAGAGGAAGCTCTACAAGTTGTGCGCAACTCAGGATCAGGTCAGGGTTTTAGAAGCTTTTGAAACGTTCTTCGATAGAAAGAGGGAGAAGAAAGCGGTGGTCATTACTGCAAACAGGGGAAGGGGAAAAACAGCCGTTTTGGGGATAGTCACTCCCTACTTAATCTCGAGGATGAACAGGGTTTTGAAGAGACCGGTGAGAATTCTTGTCGTAGCTCCAACTCCTTATGCTGTACAAACGTACTTTAAATTCTTGAAGAAGGCTTTGGTCAGGCAGGGGATGAAGGAATTTAAGGAGAAGAGGTCGAACGATCTTGTTACAGTAATCAACAGCAAGTGGGCACGAGTGGAATATGCCGTTCCGAGGAGGGCGATGGTGGAAAAGGATTACGCCGACATAATTATAGTGGACGAAGCCGCCGGAATCGACGTTCCGGTTTTGTGGAAAATAGTCGAGGGAGCGAAGTACATGGTCTTCTCAACAACAATTCACGGATACGAAGGAACTGGAAGAGGTTTTGCGATCAGATTTCTGAGAAGGCTTGAGAAGGACGAGAGCGTCGAAATCGTGAAAATTCACATGGAAGAGCCGATAAGGTACGGAAAAGGAGATCCAATAGAAGCTTGGCTTTACGAGGTGTTGATGCTCGACGCTCAGCCGGCTAAGATTGAGGAGGAAGACGTTGAAAAGATAAAGAGAGGGGAGCTTGAGTTTGAGGAAATAGATAAAGACGAGTTGATAAAGAACGATTCGCTGCTTAGGGAGTTCTTCGGAATCTACGTTCTCGCCCACTACAGAAACAGACCCTCCGATCTGGTCATCCTTCTCGACATGCCCAATCATCTGCCCCTGAGGGTTAAGGTGAACAACAAGACCGTTTGCAGCTTGCACATCGCGATAGAAGGTAAGATGGACGAAGCTACAATTGAAAAGATAGCCAAGGGTTACAAGCCGAAGGGACAGATAATTCCCGATTTAATTTTGAAGCACTACTGGAATTACGAGTTTCCGAAGCTTACCGGGATAAGAATTGTTAGAATCGCAACTCATCCTGATGTGATGGACATGGGTATCGGCAGCTTCGCTTTGAAAAAGGCTGTTGAATGGGCGGAAAGCAAGGGAATGGACTGGGCTGGGAGCGGATTTGGAGTTTCTCCAGAACTTCTCAGATTCTGGATGAGAAACGGTTTTACTCCCGTTCACATAACTCCTCAGAGAAACGAGGTTTCGGGAGAGCATTCAGCTATAGTTTTGAAAGCTTTGAACGACAAAGTCTACGAGATGCTTGAGGAGATAAACTCGGAGTTCATAAGGAGGCTTATAGAGCTTCTCGGAGACGAATTGAAGGATCTGGAGGTTGAGACGACGAAGCTCCTCCTTTCGAGCATACTAAAGCCGGCTAAAATTCCGAAGCCGGAGTTTGGCAGGGTCGAGAGGAGAAGAATTAAAAAGTATTTGCAGGGGCAGAGTCTTTACGAGTACACTTCCGATATCATAAAGCCGATGGTTCGCTACTACTACTCTCAGATGGAAAAAATCGACCTTGATGAGGATGAGGAAAAGCTGCTAATAGCCAAATGTTTGCAGCTTAAAAGCTGGAGCGAGATTGACGTTGAAAAATCCTACAAGAAAATGGTTAAAGCAGTGCAAAAGCTGTGGAGGTGGTTCTACGAAGGAGGAGAAGAGGATTAA
- a CDS encoding ASCH domain-containing protein produces the protein MNFDPEFVEMILKKGKTTTVRRGIKRYPVGKIVELTVNYEPFAKAKIERVVVKRVSELTDEDARRDGFESKEELINALKKIYGNINENEFVTIVHFSLVG, from the coding sequence ATTAATTTCGATCCGGAATTTGTGGAGATGATTTTAAAAAAGGGAAAGACGACGACTGTGAGGAGGGGAATTAAGAGATATCCGGTGGGAAAGATAGTTGAGCTCACAGTGAACTACGAACCCTTCGCCAAAGCCAAGATAGAGCGGGTTGTTGTGAAGAGAGTTTCGGAGCTTACTGACGAAGACGCAAGGAGAGACGGATTCGAAAGCAAAGAGGAGTTGATAAACGCTTTAAAGAAAATTTACGGGAACATAAACGAAAACGAGTTCGTTACGATAGTTCACTTTTCGCTGGTGGGGTAA
- a CDS encoding DUF502 domain-containing protein: MLKTLRDTLLAGLVIFLPLAASIFVLYFTFRWIENLISPAVHKISGFYVPGFSLLLLFLTILILGLLSRFALGRKIIERLERSFLKVPLLRTIYSATKEAVKVLIEGEAEKIRGVVLVEYPRKGLYAIGFTSGKSIKAACEKTGKNLVNVFIPTSPNPTSGLVVLVPEEELIYLDISVEEAMKIIISGGFSQGETKESKNGE, translated from the coding sequence ATGCTCAAGACTCTGAGAGATACGTTGCTTGCCGGACTGGTGATATTCTTGCCTCTGGCTGCATCGATTTTCGTTCTCTACTTCACCTTTAGGTGGATCGAAAACCTAATTTCTCCGGCGGTACACAAAATCTCGGGATTTTACGTTCCGGGATTTAGCCTGCTATTACTCTTTCTGACGATTCTAATCCTCGGCTTGCTGAGTAGATTCGCCTTGGGGCGAAAAATCATCGAAAGACTTGAGAGAAGCTTTCTAAAAGTTCCCCTCCTCAGAACGATCTACAGCGCAACAAAAGAGGCTGTGAAAGTGCTTATAGAGGGCGAGGCTGAAAAAATTCGTGGGGTTGTTTTGGTCGAGTATCCGAGGAAAGGGCTATACGCGATAGGCTTCACCTCCGGAAAGTCGATAAAAGCGGCGTGCGAAAAAACTGGAAAAAACCTTGTCAACGTTTTTATCCCTACCTCCCCGAACCCGACTTCCGGACTCGTTGTTTTGGTCCCCGAAGAGGAGCTGATTTATCTGGACATCAGCGTTGAGGAGGCTATGAAAATTATAATATCTGGAGGTTTCTCCCAAGGTGAAACTAAGGAATCGAAAAACGGTGAATAG
- a CDS encoding flagellin, whose protein sequence is MGRRALRKDERGAIGIEILIVFIAIVLVAAVSAAVLIQTVGYLQQKATATGRETTQEVASGIKVVRVLGYVPDPKQSYSNITKLAIIVEVNTGGQEIDLTTTRIILSNETKTLTLYYDDAATNKSFTDASTGVSDLFDDTLDAWAFLGSTEFGIIVLQDEDDSLSDSYPVLNKGDKVALTINVQSAFGTGFYPREDVSGEVRPELGAPGIIEFVTPPAYTTKVIELQ, encoded by the coding sequence GTGGGTAGGAGAGCTTTGAGGAAGGACGAGAGGGGAGCGATAGGCATTGAGATACTGATAGTGTTCATAGCGATTGTGCTTGTAGCGGCAGTGAGTGCTGCGGTGCTGATTCAGACCGTCGGTTATCTACAGCAGAAGGCTACTGCTACCGGAAGAGAAACTACACAAGAAGTTGCAAGTGGTATTAAAGTAGTGAGAGTGTTAGGATATGTTCCGGACCCTAAGCAGAGTTACAGCAACATAACTAAGCTGGCAATAATCGTTGAAGTGAATACTGGTGGACAGGAGATTGATTTAACGACTACGAGAATAATTCTGTCCAATGAAACGAAAACGTTAACACTCTACTACGATGATGCAGCGACGAATAAATCATTTACCGATGCATCTACCGGTGTAAGCGATCTATTCGACGATACGCTGGATGCTTGGGCTTTCTTGGGAAGTACGGAGTTTGGTATAATCGTTCTCCAAGACGAGGACGACTCTCTCTCTGACTCGTATCCTGTATTGAATAAAGGAGACAAGGTTGCGCTAACGATAAATGTACAATCAGCGTTTGGAACAGGATTCTATCCGAGAGAAGACGTTAGCGGTGAGGTTAGACCTGAACTTGGAGCACCAGGAATAATAGAGTTCGTAACTCCACCGGCATACACAACTAAAGTAATAGAACTGCAGTAA
- a CDS encoding flagella accessory protein C — translation MLKLFRRKKKEEEEVVEEETEEEVGEVESVEEKKEEEEDLIMKINERLNEIENRLPRIDVSISNLKREIDGLKENIQKLEDSIKDMMALYEVVSAQINPFVGQSKVTAISVERLNEMERKINSIEDVIRDLRLDLRYLFRSFVNVREIVNEVIYEEVISLE, via the coding sequence ATGCTCAAACTCTTTAGAAGAAAGAAGAAGGAAGAAGAGGAGGTGGTGGAGGAAGAAACGGAGGAGGAAGTTGGAGAGGTTGAGTCGGTTGAAGAGAAAAAGGAGGAGGAAGAAGACCTGATAATGAAGATTAACGAGAGACTCAACGAAATCGAAAACAGGTTGCCGAGGATCGATGTGTCGATCTCCAACTTGAAGAGGGAGATAGACGGGTTGAAGGAGAACATTCAGAAGCTTGAAGACTCGATAAAGGACATGATGGCTCTTTACGAAGTAGTCTCGGCTCAGATAAACCCCTTCGTCGGACAGTCGAAGGTCACTGCAATAAGCGTTGAAAGGCTGAACGAGATGGAGAGGAAAATAAACTCGATCGAGGACGTCATAAGAGACTTGCGCCTCGATCTGAGGTATTTGTTTAGGAGTTTTGTAAACGTGAGGGAGATCGTTAACGAGGTAATTTACGAAGAGGTGATAAGTCTTGAATGA
- a CDS encoding FlaD/FlaE family flagellar protein, producing MNEDNRNIIRLEELEEGHKKYLSNSELKSKLESYKGRVPAVILNDIYELLKGKKVTEEQLEKIVSRIENKLKQTGGENVGELVEKIDRLEKTLSTFLKKFEEEIGERARKRLEEAYEEFYESPEVTEEKKEEVEKKVEESKEQPKVVEVDEVIPKRAVKLASIPNTTKAMMFLLKWIEFMIERVGYDGLNDLLDYYVDIGWISEDVMFDVMRYAKGIKLYHEKADWRPIGYMNVQDHLMSLLFIEALRTGRMNRDLLLEVERQIYRIKKEVSEINGI from the coding sequence TTGAATGAAGATAATCGAAACATAATAAGGCTTGAAGAGCTCGAAGAGGGGCATAAAAAGTATTTAAGCAATAGCGAGCTTAAAAGCAAGCTTGAAAGTTACAAAGGCAGAGTTCCTGCCGTTATTCTCAACGACATATACGAGTTGCTCAAGGGGAAAAAAGTTACTGAGGAGCAGTTGGAGAAAATCGTTTCGAGGATAGAGAACAAGTTAAAGCAAACGGGCGGAGAAAACGTTGGAGAGCTCGTAGAAAAAATAGACAGATTGGAAAAGACCCTCTCGACGTTTTTAAAGAAATTCGAAGAGGAAATTGGGGAAAGAGCGAGAAAAAGGCTTGAAGAGGCTTACGAAGAGTTTTACGAATCTCCTGAGGTGACGGAAGAGAAGAAGGAGGAAGTAGAAAAAAAGGTGGAAGAAAGCAAAGAGCAGCCGAAGGTCGTGGAAGTGGACGAAGTGATTCCCAAGAGGGCTGTGAAGCTGGCTTCTATTCCGAACACAACTAAAGCTATGATGTTCCTTCTCAAGTGGATAGAGTTCATGATAGAGAGGGTTGGCTACGATGGGTTAAACGATCTCCTTGATTACTACGTGGACATCGGCTGGATTTCGGAGGACGTCATGTTTGACGTGATGAGGTACGCTAAGGGAATAAAGCTCTACCACGAAAAGGCAGACTGGAGACCCATTGGCTATATGAACGTTCAGGATCACCTTATGTCTTTGCTTTTCATCGAAGCTTTGAGGACGGGAAGGATGAACAGAGACCTTTTGCTCGAAGTGGAGAGGCAGATATACAGGATAAAGAAGGAGGTCAGCGAGATCAATGGGATTTAG
- a CDS encoding flagellin: protein MGFSTTAAFVILFILSLAIVGVAYSTFYSQIKDYVYQLKEEREKAVEKANTKLSIVSISAVGSATTHNLTMVVENTGTTTLNVSKFDLLVDGSLVDFAYNRTVLYPETTVEITSSNLAGGTNTTHRLKLVADNGYAIYATYTVS, encoded by the coding sequence ATGGGATTTAGCACCACTGCAGCTTTCGTCATACTGTTCATTCTCTCTTTAGCGATAGTGGGAGTTGCTTACTCAACTTTTTACTCTCAAATCAAGGATTACGTTTACCAACTGAAGGAGGAGAGGGAAAAAGCCGTAGAAAAAGCCAACACTAAGCTGAGCATAGTGTCCATCTCTGCGGTAGGGTCAGCAACGACCCACAACTTGACGATGGTCGTCGAAAACACCGGCACAACTACGCTTAACGTTAGCAAGTTCGACCTCCTCGTTGACGGTTCTCTTGTGGACTTCGCTTACAACAGAACGGTACTTTATCCGGAAACCACGGTGGAAATAACGTCTTCAAATCTCGCTGGAGGTACGAACACAACTCATAGGCTGAAACTCGTAGCAGATAACGGTTATGCGATCTATGCAACATACACGGTGAGCTGA
- a CDS encoding flagellin, whose translation MGFGEVASHLILFIAAVIIASSASAIMFVTVQKISIEAGEQGEILKKVIGTDFSIINDPANVIYNSTLGAYVIYIKNTGTEEILLTNNTLTVILNGQVVNFQSDRVLIKPGETATIYVYSPQINGDAKLIVVTDVGVKKTFEFSG comes from the coding sequence ATGGGATTCGGGGAGGTAGCGTCGCATTTAATTCTGTTCATTGCGGCGGTAATAATAGCCTCCTCAGCTTCAGCGATAATGTTCGTTACCGTGCAAAAAATAAGTATAGAAGCTGGTGAGCAGGGGGAAATTTTGAAAAAGGTAATAGGTACCGATTTTTCCATAATAAACGATCCAGCAAATGTAATTTACAATTCGACCCTCGGTGCTTACGTCATCTACATCAAGAACACGGGGACTGAGGAAATTCTTCTGACGAATAACACTTTGACCGTTATTCTCAACGGTCAGGTCGTTAATTTTCAATCTGACAGAGTTTTAATAAAGCCCGGGGAAACTGCTACGATTTACGTTTACTCTCCGCAAATAAACGGTGATGCTAAGCTGATAGTCGTCACGGATGTTGGCGTAAAGAAAACTTTCGAGTTCTCGGGGTGA
- a CDS encoding ATPase domain-containing protein, which produces MVNLFSVQIENDEFHKKIGGGLPKGTFGLIIGESGSGKSVVCQRMTYGLLKNDVSVSYVSSQLTTVDFIKQMASLGYGVEKFIISGKLKFFPVYPLISEVKKRERYIEKLISGRHIFESNVIVIDSLSALVKFDINPDSAIDLVSFIKRVVATGKAVVATLVPGEIDESSFLELESAATFVAECSLRKFGADIKNTMTIKKYNLAQMQYQKQIAFRVEPKIGLVVEIAAVA; this is translated from the coding sequence ATGGTAAATCTTTTCTCGGTTCAAATAGAAAACGACGAGTTCCACAAAAAAATTGGTGGCGGTTTGCCCAAGGGTACTTTCGGCTTAATCATCGGGGAGAGCGGCAGTGGAAAGAGCGTGGTCTGTCAGAGAATGACGTACGGGTTGCTGAAAAATGACGTCTCCGTTAGCTACGTGTCTTCTCAGCTTACAACTGTAGATTTCATAAAGCAAATGGCGAGTTTGGGTTATGGCGTTGAAAAATTCATAATTTCCGGAAAGTTGAAGTTTTTTCCCGTTTACCCCCTCATAAGCGAGGTAAAGAAGAGGGAGAGGTATATAGAGAAACTAATTTCCGGCAGACACATTTTTGAAAGCAACGTGATAGTTATCGACTCTCTCTCAGCCCTCGTAAAATTCGATATAAACCCCGATTCAGCCATAGACCTCGTAAGCTTCATCAAGAGAGTCGTTGCGACGGGAAAAGCGGTTGTAGCAACACTCGTTCCCGGGGAGATAGACGAATCATCTTTCCTCGAATTAGAGAGTGCAGCCACTTTTGTGGCTGAATGCAGCTTGAGGAAGTTTGGAGCTGATATAAAGAACACCATGACGATCAAGAAATACAACTTGGCTCAAATGCAGTACCAGAAGCAGATCGCATTCAGAGTCGAGCCGAAGATCGGCTTGGTCGTTGAAATAGCGGCGGTGGCGTAA